The following coding sequences lie in one Brienomyrus brachyistius isolate T26 unplaced genomic scaffold, BBRACH_0.4 scaffold27, whole genome shotgun sequence genomic window:
- the LOC125721025 gene encoding odorant receptor 131-2-like isoform X1 has translation MADNMTGITNGSKSSDTVPPKRFMLDVIIIQVLVGIFLYINGLMIFTFFMKEAFRTDTRYILFAHMLFVDSSVMVTTNLAVLFMHYGVVIPFEVCIVLNLMMTWLDFCTPLTLVAMCLERYVAVCKPLRHAAISTPRIRVVGLLLIWGLGCVPALVIIFSCTASVSVKQLSMRVLCSMDALIVIEWQKYLQIAVFKFYFLLMSMVIAFTYVKVAAAARSASGDNSKSSAKGNTSEMSSC, from the exons CTCGATGTGATAATCATTCAGGTGCTGGTGGGCATCTTCTTATACATCAACGGCCTCATGATCTTCACCTTCTTCATGAAGGAGGCCTTTCGCACTGATACCCGCTATATCCTTTTTGCCCACATGCTCTTTGTGGATTCCTCGGTGATGGTGACGACAAACCTGGCTGTGCTGTTTATGCACTATGGTGTGGTGATCCCCTTTGAGGTCTGTATAGTGCTCAACCTGATGATGACCTGGTTGGATTTCTGCACGCCTCTGACCTTGGTGGCCATGTGCCTGGAGCGCTATGTGGCTGTGTGTAAGCCCCTAAGGCACGCTGCCATCTCCACGCCGAGGATTAGAGTGGTGGGCCTGCTCCTCATTTGGGGGCTGGGCTGTGTACCTGCCCTCGTCATCATCTTTTCTTGCACAGCCTCAGTCTCAGTTAAGCAGCTCAGCATGAGAGTCTTGTGCTCCATGGATGCACTGATTGTGATTGAGTGGCAGAAGTACCTCCAAATTGCTGTGTTCAAATTCTATTTCTTGCTCATGTCCATGGTCATCGCCTTCACATACGTCAAGGTGGCTGCAGCTGCCCGGTCTGCCTCTGGTGACAACAGCAAGTCAAGCGCCAAAG GAAACACCAGTGAGATGAGCTCCTGCTAA